A genomic window from Candidatus Denitrolinea symbiosum includes:
- a CDS encoding transcriptional regulator XRE family: MDFGSRIRQLRTARGISLRDFAEMVGIDFTYLSKIENGKVDPPSEDKIRVIASKLDIEAEQLLGLAGKISSDQIRKAVESNPDVGILLRKLQSRSLTHDQVKNMLKIASEKDKSSGE; this comes from the coding sequence ATGGACTTCGGTAGCCGTATAAGACAACTTAGAACGGCCAGGGGTATCTCTCTTCGTGATTTTGCGGAAATGGTAGGTATTGACTTTACATACCTCAGCAAAATAGAAAATGGAAAAGTTGATCCGCCAAGTGAAGATAAGATAAGAGTTATCGCAAGTAAGTTGGATATTGAGGCCGAGCAACTACTAGGACTCGCTGGAAAGATTTCGTCTGACCAAATTAGAAAAGCTGTTGAATCAAATCCTGATGTAGGGATCCTGCTTAGAAAATTGCAATCTAGAAGTTTGACACATGACCAGGTAAAGAACATGCTGAAAATTGCTTCTGAGAAAGATAAATCGAGTGGTGAATGA